A window of the Cystobacter fuscus genome harbors these coding sequences:
- a CDS encoding sigma-70 family RNA polymerase sigma factor, whose product MPSFSPSQLHTRALELLSSRAARALETDATLGTLLHALLEASAHARTRFGVSDDDFLRALLRHVPADGGSLGTLRTVQAEELALALGCAAGHPVALAEFDQRFGAELRGALQRVDPSPAFVDEALQAVRERLFLRRDRSEPKIASYLGTGPLGGWARAVTLRVAINLRRGATVEVPLDERLAQGLKTEACGPELQLIKIQYREAFQQSFRAALGALTDQELNLLRLHFVGGTSQEKLGELYNVHRVTMARWLAHARERLLLATQRELQKRLKVEAEELHDILALVRSQLSITLTRALA is encoded by the coding sequence GCTGTCTTCACGGGCCGCGCGCGCGCTGGAGACGGACGCCACGCTGGGGACGTTGCTCCACGCGCTCCTCGAGGCCAGCGCGCACGCACGCACCCGCTTCGGCGTGTCGGACGACGACTTCCTCCGGGCATTGCTGCGCCATGTGCCGGCGGATGGAGGCAGCCTGGGCACGCTGCGGACCGTCCAGGCCGAGGAGCTCGCGCTGGCACTGGGGTGCGCCGCGGGCCACCCCGTGGCCCTGGCGGAGTTCGACCAGCGCTTCGGTGCCGAGCTGAGGGGGGCATTGCAGCGGGTGGATCCTTCACCGGCCTTCGTGGACGAGGCGCTCCAGGCCGTGCGGGAGCGGCTCTTCCTGCGCCGCGATCGGAGCGAGCCGAAGATCGCCTCCTATCTGGGTACGGGCCCGCTGGGGGGGTGGGCCCGCGCCGTCACGCTGCGCGTGGCCATCAACCTGCGTCGCGGCGCCACGGTCGAAGTCCCCCTGGACGAGCGCCTGGCCCAGGGGCTCAAGACGGAGGCTTGCGGCCCCGAGCTCCAGCTGATCAAGATCCAGTACCGTGAGGCGTTCCAGCAGTCATTCCGCGCGGCGCTCGGCGCGCTCACGGACCAGGAACTCAACCTGCTGCGCCTGCACTTCGTGGGGGGAACGAGCCAGGAGAAGCTGGGAGAGCTCTACAACGTGCATCGGGTCACCATGGCGCGCTGGTTGGCGCACGCGCGGGAGCGGCTGCTGCTGGCCACCCAACGGGAGCTTCAGAAGCGCCTGAAGGTGGAGGCCGAGGAACTGCACGACATCCTGGCGCTGGTGCGCAGCCAGCTCTCCATCACCCTCACCCGGGCGCTGGCCTGA